A DNA window from Micromonospora sp. NBC_01739 contains the following coding sequences:
- a CDS encoding SulP family inorganic anion transporter — protein sequence MLAAVWRRTRALLPDRADLQAVRRAPRRDLVAGLTVAVVALPLALAFGVTSGLGAEAGLITAVVAGAVAAVFGGSNLQVSGPTGAMTVVLVPIVAQFGAAGVLMVGALAGLILIALAFARMGRFVRFLPVPVIEGFTAGIAVVIALQQVPAALGVTEAEGERVWAVAADAVARFVVHPQPAPIAMALGVAAVMLLGARWRPGVPFSLLAVAAATLLAEFAPVDLIRIGALPQSLPAPSLDFLDLGAVGVLLPAALAVAALAALESLLSATVADGMTVGQRHDPDRELFGQGLANLAAPLFGGIPATAAIARTAVNVRAGAVSKLAALVHALALAGIVLAAAPLVGRIPLAALAGVLLATTVRMVEAASLWALARSTRGDALVLVLTFAVTVIWDLVTAVAVGVGVAVVVALRAVARSARLEQVPLDRGEHTEEEQALLAEHIVAYRLDGPLFFAAAHNFLLQLSDVADVRVVILRMSRVSTIDATGAQVLGDAIRRLQGRGITVLLSGIDPDHDQVLDTLGVADQLRRDNLIFPDTPAAIAHARTLALPAAAAA from the coding sequence ATGCTGGCCGCCGTCTGGCGGCGTACCCGTGCACTGCTGCCCGACCGGGCCGACCTGCAGGCGGTCCGGCGAGCGCCGCGCCGCGACCTGGTGGCCGGGCTGACCGTGGCGGTCGTCGCCCTGCCGCTGGCCCTGGCCTTCGGGGTCACCTCCGGGCTGGGGGCGGAGGCCGGGCTGATCACCGCGGTGGTGGCCGGTGCGGTGGCCGCCGTCTTCGGCGGGTCCAACCTCCAGGTCTCCGGGCCCACCGGGGCGATGACGGTGGTGCTGGTGCCGATCGTGGCCCAGTTCGGGGCGGCCGGGGTGCTGATGGTCGGCGCCCTGGCCGGGCTGATCCTGATCGCCCTGGCCTTCGCCCGCATGGGGCGATTTGTGCGCTTTCTTCCGGTCCCGGTGATCGAGGGCTTCACCGCCGGCATCGCCGTGGTCATCGCCCTGCAACAGGTGCCGGCCGCCCTGGGGGTGACCGAGGCCGAGGGGGAACGGGTCTGGGCGGTGGCCGCCGACGCGGTGGCCCGTTTCGTCGTACACCCCCAGCCGGCCCCGATCGCGATGGCCCTCGGGGTGGCGGCGGTGATGCTGCTCGGTGCCCGATGGCGTCCCGGAGTGCCCTTCTCGCTGCTGGCCGTGGCCGCCGCGACCCTGCTGGCGGAGTTCGCGCCGGTCGACCTGATCCGCATCGGGGCGCTGCCGCAGTCCCTGCCCGCCCCGTCGCTGGACTTCCTGGACCTGGGTGCGGTCGGGGTCCTGCTGCCCGCCGCCCTGGCGGTGGCGGCACTGGCCGCGTTGGAGAGCCTGCTCTCGGCCACGGTCGCCGACGGCATGACGGTCGGCCAGCGACACGATCCGGATCGGGAACTGTTCGGGCAGGGCCTGGCGAATCTGGCCGCCCCGCTGTTCGGCGGCATCCCGGCCACCGCGGCGATCGCGCGTACCGCCGTGAACGTGCGGGCCGGCGCGGTCTCCAAGCTGGCCGCCCTGGTCCACGCCCTGGCCCTGGCCGGCATCGTGCTGGCCGCCGCGCCGCTGGTCGGCCGCATCCCACTGGCGGCCCTGGCCGGGGTCCTGCTGGCCACCACGGTACGGATGGTCGAGGCGGCCTCGCTGTGGGCGCTGGCCCGCTCCACCCGGGGCGACGCCCTGGTGCTCGTGCTCACCTTCGCCGTCACCGTCATCTGGGACCTGGTCACCGCCGTGGCGGTCGGGGTGGGGGTCGCCGTCGTGGTGGCCCTGCGTGCCGTGGCCCGCAGCGCCCGGCTGGAACAGGTCCCCCTGGACCGTGGCGAGCACACCGAGGAGGAGCAGGCCCTGCTGGCCGAGCACATCGTGGCCTACCGCCTGGACGGTCCCCTCTTCTTCGCGGCCGCGCACAACTTCCTGCTCCAGCTCTCCGACGTGGCCGACGTGCGGGTGGTCATCCTGCGGATGTCCCGGGTCTCCACCATCGACGCCACCGGCGCGCAGGTGCTCGGCGACGCCATCCGCCGTCTCCAGGGCCGGGGCATCACCGTGCTGCTGTCCGGCATCGATCCCGACCACGACCAGGTGCTGGACACCCTCGGGGTGGCCGATCAGCTACGCCGCGACAACCTGATCTTCCCGGACACCCCGGCCGCCATCGCCCACGCCCGCACCCTGGCCCTGCCCGCCGCAGCCGCGGCCTAG
- a CDS encoding ArsR/SmtB family transcription factor produces MSVPLYQAKAELFRTLGHPVRIRVLELLQDGPKPVRDLLAAIDVEASNLSQQLAVLRRAGMVTSHRDGPLVMYALSTPDVADLLAAGRRILGAVLADRDGLLDQLRAGGAGR; encoded by the coding sequence GTGTCCGTGCCGCTGTACCAGGCGAAGGCGGAGCTGTTCCGCACCCTCGGCCATCCCGTCCGCATCCGGGTGCTGGAGCTGCTCCAGGACGGCCCCAAACCGGTGCGTGACCTGCTCGCCGCCATCGATGTGGAGGCCTCCAACCTCTCCCAGCAACTGGCCGTGCTGCGCCGGGCGGGCATGGTCACCTCCCACCGGGACGGCCCACTGGTGATGTACGCGTTGAGCACCCCCGACGTGGCCGACCTGTTGGCCGCCGGTCGGCGGATCCTCGGGGCGGTGCTCGCCGACCGGGACGGCCTGCTCGACCAGTTGCGTGCCGGGGGAGCGGGCCGGTGA
- a CDS encoding YbaB/EbfC family nucleoid-associated protein produces the protein MHADAQQLMWQMDGSDIVGEGRDEAQVVHVQVDHADRVTRLEITARWASIVGPHGLPTAVQAAIEAAVSDRREAWARRVDTRAEESGPVPQPDPAISRPRFAPAPDLAGQIEALRQTLTELRQVRADLRSYRQALEAQAEKEILGRAGDRVTVRLVGEQVTSIEISPRWLRERPGSRELAEEILRACRDAYDRAATQAAEVLAGFPAIAAAHPSNAADPTAMLRRIGLLA, from the coding sequence ATGCACGCTGACGCACAGCAGCTGATGTGGCAGATGGACGGATCAGACATCGTCGGTGAGGGCCGGGACGAGGCCCAGGTGGTTCACGTTCAGGTCGACCACGCCGACCGGGTCACCCGACTGGAGATCACTGCGCGGTGGGCCTCCATCGTGGGCCCACATGGTCTTCCCACAGCGGTGCAGGCCGCGATCGAGGCGGCGGTCTCCGATCGTCGGGAAGCCTGGGCACGTCGGGTCGATACCCGGGCGGAGGAGTCCGGACCGGTGCCGCAGCCGGACCCGGCGATCAGCCGACCCCGCTTCGCCCCGGCACCGGATCTGGCGGGGCAGATCGAGGCGCTGCGGCAGACCCTGACGGAGCTGCGGCAGGTGCGTGCGGATCTGCGGAGCTACCGGCAGGCACTCGAGGCGCAGGCCGAGAAGGAGATCCTCGGCCGCGCGGGCGACCGGGTCACCGTACGGCTGGTGGGTGAGCAGGTGACCAGCATCGAGATCAGCCCGCGCTGGCTACGTGAGCGGCCCGGCAGTCGGGAACTGGCCGAGGAGATCCTGCGGGCCTGCCGGGACGCCTATGACCGGGCTGCCACCCAGGCGGCCGAGGTGCTGGCCGGTTTCCCGGCGATCGCTGCGGCGCACCCGTCCAACGCCGCCGACCCGACCGCCATGCTGCGCCGCATCGGCCTGCTGGCCTGA